One segment of Methanothermobacter tenebrarum DNA contains the following:
- a CDS encoding flippase, whose amino-acid sequence MNQIQRIVKNMGVTGTAQILTALISFVLVIYLARFLGEADFGKYNFAFSFTSLFVIFADLGVNQLLIREIAREKQLSEHYVNNAILLKVSLSILTFIGIVLITWLLRFPKTLSILLYLFGIYNILLTLSSTYLSLFQAWEKMEYVALFQIIERIIIVTLTLTVLFMGYGVIAVGYIYMLAGIIDMIVAVTISFKKFIRPLFKIDWELQKKLLIMGLPFGLNSLFAVFFFKIDTILLGFLKDDVAVGIYNAAYNPLLSLSMIVAGIVSTAIYPVMSKYYKKNKKSLEKFTIISSKYLAILGFPVATGCFILADKFISILYAGGYTSAIIAFQILALFIPFRLVSSITGTLLTSINRQGYRMFSVGISAAFNIILNLILIPYYSYIGASIATVLSELLLYTLFFFYIGRYYKTIKVNQTFTKPLIASIIMALTIYPIKNLNTFILIGLATLIYFISLFLLRTFGDDDRLLLNNLLGKEA is encoded by the coding sequence ATGAATCAGATTCAGAGAATAGTAAAGAACATGGGAGTGACAGGAACTGCACAAATATTAACTGCTCTGATATCCTTTGTACTGGTCATATACCTTGCAAGGTTTCTCGGAGAAGCCGATTTTGGAAAATATAATTTCGCATTTTCATTTACAAGTCTTTTTGTAATATTCGCAGACCTTGGCGTTAACCAACTCCTTATAAGGGAGATCGCAAGGGAAAAACAACTTTCAGAACACTATGTGAATAACGCTATCCTATTAAAGGTTTCTCTTTCAATTTTAACCTTCATAGGTATCGTTCTCATAACATGGCTCTTAAGGTTCCCTAAAACACTATCGATTTTATTATATCTTTTTGGGATATACAACATCCTTCTCACACTTTCAAGTACTTATCTTTCACTTTTTCAAGCTTGGGAAAAAATGGAATACGTCGCACTATTCCAGATCATAGAACGTATAATAATCGTAACCCTCACTCTAACGGTCTTATTCATGGGCTACGGCGTGATAGCAGTTGGATACATTTATATGCTAGCAGGCATCATAGATATGATCGTCGCAGTAACCATAAGCTTCAAAAAATTTATAAGACCACTCTTTAAAATCGATTGGGAACTTCAGAAAAAACTTTTAATAATGGGATTACCATTCGGCTTGAATTCGCTATTTGCAGTATTTTTCTTCAAAATAGACACTATACTCCTAGGTTTTTTAAAGGATGATGTTGCCGTAGGAATTTACAATGCAGCCTACAATCCCCTCCTGAGTCTAAGCATGATTGTCGCAGGGATAGTGTCAACTGCAATCTACCCTGTAATGTCAAAATACTACAAAAAAAATAAAAAATCCCTAGAAAAGTTTACAATCATTTCATCTAAGTACCTCGCAATCTTGGGCTTTCCCGTTGCCACTGGATGCTTCATACTTGCAGACAAATTCATATCAATACTATATGCTGGAGGATATACCAGTGCCATAATAGCATTCCAAATCCTAGCCCTATTCATACCCTTCAGACTCGTCAGCAGCATCACAGGAACGCTTTTAACATCCATAAACAGACAAGGCTATAGAATGTTCAGCGTAGGCATAAGCGCCGCCTTCAACATCATCCTAAACCTCATACTAATACCCTACTACAGCTACATAGGTGCAAGCATAGCCACAGTACTCTCAGAACTCCTACTATACACTCTATTCTTCTTCTATATAGGACGCTATTATAAAACAATAAAAGTAAACCAGACATTCACAAAACCCCTAATAGCATCAATCATAATGGCTCTAACAATATACCCAATAAAAAACTTGAACACATTCATCCTCATCGGCCTTGCCACACTCATTTACTTCATATCCCTCTTCCTATTGAGAACCTTCGGAGATGATGACAGACTATTATTGAATAACTTGTTAGGGAAAGAAGCATGA
- the trxB gene encoding thioredoxin-disulfide reductase produces the protein MYDIIIIGAGPAGLTAAIYAGRQGSKTLILEKGIAGGKGLEVPLMENYPGYEKIQGQKLIQKMKKQATKHAKLKELEEVTKIEKNSKNFKIETKKDTYTTKTIILATGTRHRRLKIPGEKEFLGRGVSYCTTCDGPLYKNKKVLVIGGGNSALQEAIFLHKIGSKPTIIHRRDQLRAQKYLQDQIKKQKIPIIWDTVLKEIKGKEKVQEAIIENKKTGKTSTIKTDGIFIAIGEEPINKLAKNLGIKLDKAGYIITDKQQRTNIERVYAAGDITGGLNQWITACAEGAIAATTAYKDTQK, from the coding sequence ATGTATGATATAATAATAATAGGAGCAGGACCAGCCGGACTAACAGCAGCAATATACGCCGGAAGACAAGGAAGCAAAACACTCATACTCGAAAAAGGAATAGCAGGAGGAAAAGGACTAGAAGTACCACTCATGGAAAACTACCCAGGATACGAAAAAATACAAGGCCAAAAACTCATACAAAAAATGAAAAAACAAGCAACAAAACATGCAAAACTCAAAGAACTAGAAGAAGTCACAAAAATCGAAAAAAACTCTAAAAACTTTAAAATAGAAACAAAAAAAGACACCTACACAACCAAAACAATAATACTAGCCACAGGCACACGCCACCGAAGACTAAAAATCCCAGGAGAAAAAGAATTCCTAGGAAGAGGAGTATCATACTGTACAACATGCGACGGACCACTATACAAAAACAAAAAAGTCCTAGTAATCGGAGGAGGAAACAGCGCACTACAAGAAGCAATATTCCTACACAAAATAGGATCCAAACCAACAATAATACACAGAAGAGACCAACTAAGGGCTCAAAAATACCTACAAGACCAAATAAAAAAACAAAAAATCCCCATAATCTGGGACACTGTACTAAAAGAGATCAAAGGCAAAGAAAAAGTCCAAGAGGCCATAATAGAAAACAAGAAAACAGGAAAAACCAGCACAATAAAAACCGACGGAATATTCATAGCAATAGGAGAAGAACCCATAAACAAACTAGCAAAAAACCTGGGAATAAAACTAGACAAGGCCGGTTACATAATAACCGACAAACAACAAAGAACCAACATCGAAAGAGTCTATGCGGCCGGAGACATAACCGGCGGCCTCAACCAATGGATTACAGCATGCGCAGAAGGGGCAATAGCAGCAACCACAGCATACAAAGACACACAAAAATAA
- the csa3 gene encoding CRISPR-associated CARF protein Csa3 — METTLISTVYSIEPVMICITQFSPRKVVLIMEEEPPKEKEQVQKIIEDTLGKFIKVQIKETSLYDVVQIAKDTVDTIDEERAKGRKIVVNISGGRKTQALGVLFGCYARNNDVQRIAYVTEEEGEIIDLPILSFGISKTKKKLLEELKKGETSVKNLALKLGISRGMTYNHIRELRNMGFIDPEKLEITSAGEIATL, encoded by the coding sequence ATGGAAACAACCCTAATATCAACAGTATACTCCATAGAACCAGTCATGATCTGCATAACACAATTCTCACCCAGAAAAGTCGTCCTAATAATGGAAGAAGAACCACCAAAAGAAAAAGAACAAGTACAAAAGATCATAGAAGACACACTAGGAAAATTCATCAAAGTACAAATAAAAGAAACAAGCCTATACGACGTAGTCCAAATAGCCAAGGACACAGTAGACACAATAGACGAAGAAAGAGCAAAAGGAAGAAAAATAGTAGTGAACATAAGCGGAGGAAGAAAAACCCAAGCCCTAGGAGTACTATTCGGATGCTACGCCAGAAACAACGACGTCCAAAGAATAGCCTACGTAACAGAAGAAGAAGGAGAAATAATAGACCTGCCAATACTAAGCTTCGGAATATCCAAGACAAAAAAGAAACTACTAGAAGAACTCAAAAAAGGAGAAACCTCAGTAAAAAACCTCGCCCTAAAACTCGGGATAAGCAGGGGCATGACATACAACCACATAAGAGAACTAAGAAACATGGGATTCATAGACCCCGAAAAACTCGAAATAACATCAGCAGGAGAAATCGCAACACTATAA
- a CDS encoding MBL fold metallo-hydrolase, with amino-acid sequence MFLCRVKVYVPDKPGSLAKIASYFADYGINISYFYYNRSEHPNRVLVEGKSEDNIFKPLYKDLSREGFFRELYEEDLQITNLDNILKVSVYLENKPGTLADFARILKGHDANVTYMVYNEMISENRAEIAFYVKDPGEISELARELNDLGYHYNFEYSGIDKEESDRIIGLNLVEMFYFKLREILDDKEVDKIKKLVNTSKKLSDTLLKFNREAGRNLEAGQVFGNILALAISSRTKMGDSFHYKRLPSLPVGDILLHAFRPPTGGNIYLLEYDDDLVMIDGSYGIYYDNVKVMLEENGLDPSMINRIYLSHADADHAGLSGYFQEEYGAKVFMHPSAKDIIREDNRAAGSNTPLLELNHYFTVLVNHFTECKFPETWQAYKTKKEGEIGEFPIIDNFKVGDLHFKVLESLGGHIPGQVFFLSEDAGLLFTADYLLYVPSLEGDERRFLNIPRFLMTSTNANSMLFHEEMQKLEELAKKIDKTGRGLLILPGHGDYYPIRLAP; translated from the coding sequence TTGTTTCTTTGTAGGGTGAAGGTTTATGTTCCTGACAAGCCCGGTTCCTTGGCGAAGATCGCCAGTTATTTCGCAGATTATGGTATAAACATTTCATATTTTTATTATAATAGGTCTGAGCACCCCAATCGTGTCCTAGTTGAAGGGAAATCCGAGGATAATATATTCAAGCCTCTTTACAAGGATCTTTCAAGGGAAGGTTTCTTCAGGGAATTGTACGAGGAAGATCTCCAAATCACAAACTTGGATAATATCCTTAAGGTTTCTGTTTATCTTGAAAACAAACCCGGGACACTCGCAGACTTCGCACGTATACTCAAAGGACATGATGCAAACGTAACCTACATGGTCTATAATGAGATGATATCAGAGAACAGGGCCGAGATAGCATTTTATGTGAAGGATCCTGGGGAGATTAGTGAACTTGCCAGGGAACTGAATGATCTAGGTTATCATTACAATTTTGAATATAGTGGAATTGATAAGGAGGAATCTGATAGGATAATCGGCTTAAACCTTGTTGAAATGTTCTACTTCAAACTCAGAGAAATACTAGACGATAAAGAAGTTGACAAAATAAAAAAGCTCGTTAACACCTCGAAAAAGCTCTCAGATACTCTCTTAAAGTTTAATAGGGAGGCTGGTCGGAACCTTGAAGCCGGCCAAGTATTCGGGAACATACTAGCACTTGCAATATCATCCAGGACGAAAATGGGGGACTCATTCCATTATAAGAGATTGCCTAGTCTGCCTGTGGGTGATATACTCTTACATGCCTTCAGGCCCCCGACTGGAGGCAACATCTACCTTTTAGAATATGATGATGATCTTGTGATGATTGACGGCTCCTATGGCATATACTATGATAATGTGAAGGTTATGTTGGAGGAGAATGGTTTGGATCCTTCAATGATAAATAGGATCTACCTTTCACATGCTGATGCCGATCATGCCGGTCTTAGCGGATATTTCCAAGAGGAATATGGTGCGAAGGTTTTCATGCACCCAAGTGCAAAGGATATTATAAGAGAGGATAATCGTGCGGCAGGTTCAAACACCCCACTTCTTGAACTCAACCATTACTTCACGGTCCTCGTGAACCATTTCACAGAATGTAAGTTTCCAGAGACCTGGCAGGCCTACAAGACAAAAAAGGAAGGCGAAATTGGAGAGTTCCCAATAATCGACAATTTCAAGGTGGGGGATCTTCACTTTAAAGTTCTTGAAAGTCTTGGGGGTCATATACCAGGGCAGGTTTTCTTTTTATCAGAGGATGCGGGGCTCTTGTTTACTGCAGATTATCTGTTATATGTACCTAGTTTAGAAGGTGATGAGAGAAGATTCTTGAATATTCCAAGGTTTCTTATGACAAGCACCAATGCAAATTCAATGCTATTCCATGAAGAAATGCAAAAACTAGAAGAATTGGCGAAGAAAATCGACAAAACTGGGAGAGGCTTGTTAATCTTACCAGGGCATGGAGACTATTATCCCATAAGATTAGCCCCATAA
- a CDS encoding DUF6506 family protein, whose protein sequence is MSTEKFKTAFIAYVPDAEPQRDKCKIETSLYELTSILVKDEDQAIEVCQELVKQGIHSIILCPGFTHKTIGKIIEATGEKVGISVARGDDKSTKIALKAMEEAGWFKEKSKE, encoded by the coding sequence ATGAGCACTGAAAAATTTAAGACCGCATTCATAGCATATGTACCAGATGCAGAACCACAAAGGGACAAATGCAAGATCGAAACAAGCCTATATGAACTTACAAGCATCCTAGTAAAAGATGAGGACCAGGCGATAGAAGTATGCCAGGAACTCGTCAAACAAGGAATACATTCAATAATATTATGCCCAGGATTCACACACAAGACAATAGGCAAGATAATAGAAGCTACCGGGGAAAAAGTTGGAATAAGCGTGGCAAGAGGCGATGACAAAAGCACCAAAATAGCGCTAAAGGCCATGGAAGAAGCAGGATGGTTCAAAGAAAAGAGCAAGGAATAA
- a CDS encoding DUF169 domain-containing protein, whose product MKTDYGTISEKMKDKLGLERSPVAVKLVLREEDLPKGIERISEPARHCEMVMKASRGEMFYALAEDQECKGGAGAIGADEMPEKVKTGEFYYELGRFSSFPAAKRTLDLIPKIDLRFYAVVYAPLEKIEFDPDVIIVVCNPAQALRLVQALVYTKGGRARGDFAGIQSICADAVAGPYMRGEANITLACSGSRQYSDIKEDELIVGLTAENIDCIIEALEEMA is encoded by the coding sequence ATGAAAACAGACTATGGGACCATCTCCGAGAAAATGAAGGATAAACTGGGACTTGAAAGATCCCCAGTGGCTGTTAAACTCGTGCTCCGCGAAGAAGACTTGCCCAAAGGCATTGAAAGGATAAGCGAGCCGGCAAGACACTGTGAAATGGTGATGAAAGCAAGCAGGGGCGAAATGTTCTACGCACTAGCAGAGGACCAAGAATGCAAAGGAGGAGCAGGTGCCATCGGAGCCGATGAAATGCCAGAAAAAGTGAAAACCGGAGAATTCTACTATGAACTAGGCCGATTCTCAAGTTTCCCAGCCGCGAAAAGAACACTAGACCTAATCCCAAAAATAGATCTAAGATTCTATGCCGTAGTGTACGCACCACTAGAAAAAATAGAATTCGACCCAGATGTTATAATAGTGGTCTGTAACCCAGCCCAAGCCCTAAGGTTAGTCCAAGCCCTAGTCTATACCAAAGGTGGCAGAGCCAGGGGAGACTTTGCAGGTATACAATCAATCTGTGCAGATGCAGTGGCAGGACCATACATGAGAGGCGAAGCCAACATAACACTAGCCTGCAGCGGGTCAAGACAATACTCCGACATAAAAGAAGATGAACTCATAGTCGGTTTAACAGCCGAAAACATAGACTGTATAATAGAAGCACTCGAAGAAATGGCATAA